A part of Catenulispora sp. GP43 genomic DNA contains:
- a CDS encoding N-acetylmuramoyl-L-alanine amidase gives MRSHVQPGLWAAGCAVALAVTCVAAAPANAQAPSAASGDGTLQGAFAAAAHESGVPLNVLEALAYQESAWNDHGGAPSTSGGYGIMQLTDVSASTLDGLDPDSAKAAAIEADPTLATAQSAAKLIGKDKSAVERDDATNIRAGAALLASDAKKLGGGKLPASAGGWYAAVAKYSGAADAATAKQFADRVFTTVRTGMATPALTLAGDPSVAADASSLSALHLSAQAVTKAATTSPNGTPLPECPADLNCDYNPAALALNNPADLSSYGNYDPANRPAQSAIRYITIHDTEDTYAGAISTFQNPAVYASAHYIVRSSDGHVTQAVPTQDIAWDSGNWSIYQHAVSIEHEGWAIHGASWYTEAQYETTAELVRYLAARFNIPLDRQHIFGHDEVPGSKDANQTSQHWDPGPYWDWSHFMDLVGAPIVPSFSPSKLADPSFDPLGSVVVVKPDFQGNLQVVSGCTTANDPTPGAVPGQCGEQPSQPTNFVWLRTAADPNAPLLSEPYLHADGSAGTDAADDWGDKAVTGEKFVVADRKITSDGLWTAIWYGGREAWFESPWSNFSALPSSATVVTPKPGVTSIPVYATAAPEASAYPAPIAAVDLRTPKLLTLYSIPAGQSYVAAGPAVNGEYWYARNIDGSAPDDRTDVVGTTMFYLIQYNHRMAWVNAADVTVSQS, from the coding sequence ATGAGAAGCCATGTCCAGCCGGGCCTGTGGGCCGCGGGCTGTGCCGTCGCGCTGGCGGTGACCTGTGTCGCCGCCGCGCCGGCCAACGCACAGGCACCCAGCGCGGCATCGGGAGACGGAACGTTGCAGGGCGCGTTCGCGGCGGCCGCGCACGAATCCGGGGTGCCGCTGAACGTCCTTGAGGCGCTCGCATATCAGGAGTCTGCTTGGAACGACCACGGTGGTGCGCCGTCCACCTCCGGCGGTTACGGGATCATGCAGCTCACCGACGTCTCGGCCTCGACGCTGGACGGGCTCGACCCGGACAGCGCCAAGGCGGCGGCGATCGAGGCTGATCCGACGCTGGCCACCGCGCAGAGCGCGGCGAAGCTGATCGGGAAGGACAAGAGCGCCGTCGAGCGGGACGACGCGACGAACATCCGCGCCGGTGCCGCGCTGCTGGCGTCCGACGCGAAGAAGCTCGGCGGCGGGAAGCTCCCGGCCTCCGCCGGGGGCTGGTACGCGGCCGTCGCCAAGTACAGCGGTGCCGCCGACGCCGCGACGGCGAAGCAGTTCGCCGACCGGGTGTTCACCACCGTGCGGACCGGCATGGCCACCCCCGCCCTGACGCTCGCGGGCGACCCGTCCGTCGCGGCGGACGCCAGCTCTCTCAGCGCTCTGCATCTGAGCGCACAGGCGGTGACCAAGGCGGCGACGACCTCGCCGAACGGCACGCCGCTGCCGGAGTGCCCCGCCGACCTCAACTGCGACTACAACCCGGCGGCGCTGGCGCTGAACAACCCCGCGGACCTGTCGAGCTACGGCAACTACGACCCGGCGAACCGGCCGGCGCAGTCGGCGATCCGCTACATCACGATCCACGACACCGAGGACACCTACGCCGGGGCGATCTCGACGTTCCAGAACCCCGCGGTCTACGCCTCGGCGCACTACATCGTCCGTTCCTCGGACGGCCATGTGACGCAGGCCGTGCCGACCCAGGACATCGCCTGGGACTCCGGCAACTGGTCGATCTACCAGCACGCGGTCTCGATCGAGCACGAGGGCTGGGCGATCCACGGCGCCTCCTGGTACACCGAGGCGCAGTACGAGACCACCGCGGAACTGGTGCGCTATCTGGCTGCCCGGTTCAACATCCCGCTGGACCGGCAGCACATCTTCGGCCACGACGAGGTGCCCGGCTCCAAGGACGCGAACCAGACCAGCCAGCACTGGGACCCGGGTCCGTACTGGGACTGGTCGCACTTCATGGACCTGGTCGGGGCGCCGATCGTGCCCTCCTTCAGCCCCTCGAAGCTGGCGGACCCCAGCTTCGACCCGCTGGGCTCCGTGGTGGTCGTGAAGCCCGACTTCCAGGGCAACCTGCAGGTGGTCTCCGGCTGCACCACGGCCAACGACCCGACGCCGGGCGCGGTCCCGGGCCAGTGCGGCGAGCAGCCGTCGCAGCCCACGAACTTCGTCTGGCTGCGCACCGCCGCGGACCCGAACGCGCCGCTGCTGTCCGAGCCGTACCTGCACGCCGACGGCTCTGCGGGCACCGACGCCGCCGACGACTGGGGCGACAAGGCGGTGACCGGTGAGAAGTTCGTGGTCGCGGACCGCAAGATCACCTCGGACGGTCTGTGGACGGCGATCTGGTACGGCGGCCGCGAGGCCTGGTTCGAGAGCCCGTGGTCGAACTTCTCGGCCCTGCCCTCCTCCGCGACGGTCGTCACCCCCAAGCCCGGTGTGACCTCCATCCCGGTCTACGCGACGGCGGCCCCGGAGGCGTCGGCCTACCCGGCGCCGATCGCGGCGGTCGACCTGCGCACACCGAAGCTGCTGACCCTGTACTCGATCCCGGCCGGCCAGTCGTACGTGGCCGCCGGACCCGCCGTGAACGGCGAGTACTGGTACGCGCGCAACATCGACGGCTCCGCGCCGGACGACCGCACGGACGTGGTCGGGACCACGATGTTCTACCTGATCCAGTACAACCACCGGATGGCGTGGGTCAACGCGGCCGACGTGACCGTATCGCAGTCCTGA
- a CDS encoding SAM-dependent methyltransferase, which yields MDSIDAAELALSLPEVDPDRPSPARIYDFWLGGSQNFEADREAGRRAAAAMPSLPASAQANRLFLRHLVENLAAERGITQFLDLGSGVPTVGNVHEVAQAADPDATVVYIDLDPVAIAHARALLADNATAHAALADLREPAAVLEHPLVRDAIDWSEPVAVLLFSVLHFIPDSGRPGDLIRAFLGPCVPGSYLALSHGAPDVDAPEAQKAAVREYASRTGVPVTPRTAGQITPWLADLEIQPPGVEDIRVWVPALNESHQMIAPFVGALARKPA from the coding sequence ATGGACTCGATAGACGCGGCCGAGTTGGCCCTGAGCCTGCCCGAGGTCGACCCCGACCGTCCGAGCCCGGCGCGCATCTACGACTTCTGGCTCGGCGGCTCGCAGAACTTCGAAGCGGACCGCGAGGCCGGCCGCCGGGCCGCCGCGGCGATGCCCTCGCTGCCGGCCTCCGCCCAGGCCAACCGGCTGTTCCTGCGGCACCTGGTCGAGAACCTGGCCGCCGAGCGCGGGATCACGCAGTTCCTGGACCTCGGCTCCGGCGTCCCCACGGTCGGCAACGTGCACGAGGTCGCGCAGGCGGCCGACCCGGACGCGACGGTCGTCTACATCGACCTGGACCCGGTGGCCATCGCGCACGCGCGGGCTTTACTGGCCGACAACGCGACCGCCCACGCGGCGCTGGCCGATCTGCGCGAGCCGGCGGCCGTCCTGGAGCACCCGCTGGTCCGCGACGCCATCGACTGGAGCGAGCCGGTCGCCGTGCTGCTGTTCTCGGTGCTGCACTTCATCCCGGACTCCGGCCGTCCCGGGGACCTCATCCGCGCCTTTCTGGGCCCGTGTGTCCCGGGCAGCTACCTGGCGCTCTCGCACGGCGCACCCGACGTCGACGCGCCCGAGGCGCAGAAGGCCGCGGTCCGCGAGTACGCCTCGCGCACCGGTGTGCCGGTCACGCCGCGCACCGCCGGGCAGATCACGCCGTGGCTCGCGGACTTGGAGATCCAGCCGCCGGGCGTGGAGGACATCCGGGTGTGGGTGCCCGCGCTGAACGAGAGCCACCAGATGATCGCACCGTTCGTCGGGGCACTGGCCCGCAAGCCCGCCTGA
- a CDS encoding TIGR03619 family F420-dependent LLM class oxidoreductase produces the protein MPTIALSYTTPFFGADPDRLVTVARQAEESGFEAMYVPEHVAVYPGAAIGGWQIPTDIPFPDPLDILTFVAANTERLLLGTGVLLLPYHHPVTLAKRLATIDVLSRGRMRLLGIGVGALPGEAAAVGVDYTTRGRRTDEAIDVMRALWAPDPDGATFHGEFFTLDNIHSYPKPLAESSLPIHIGGSSEAAARRAGRRGDGWLPGGSLTAEGRKALWELVKSTAEQAGRDPGAIDYTRMGSLEMTPEEAEQLGTQGVTRIVVGAPAGEPDEQCAQLVEFAERFGLGKG, from the coding sequence ATGCCGACCATCGCGCTCAGCTACACCACCCCCTTCTTCGGGGCCGACCCGGACCGCCTGGTCACCGTGGCCCGCCAAGCCGAGGAGTCCGGCTTCGAGGCCATGTACGTGCCCGAACACGTGGCCGTCTACCCGGGAGCCGCGATCGGCGGCTGGCAGATTCCGACGGACATCCCGTTTCCGGACCCGCTGGACATCCTGACCTTCGTCGCCGCGAACACCGAGCGGCTGCTGCTGGGCACCGGGGTCCTGCTGCTGCCGTACCACCATCCCGTCACCCTGGCGAAGCGCCTGGCCACCATCGACGTCCTGTCGCGCGGCCGCATGCGTCTGCTCGGCATCGGCGTCGGCGCCCTGCCCGGCGAGGCGGCGGCGGTCGGCGTCGACTACACGACCCGCGGCCGGCGCACCGACGAGGCGATCGACGTGATGCGCGCGCTGTGGGCGCCGGACCCGGACGGCGCGACCTTCCACGGCGAGTTCTTCACCCTGGACAACATCCACAGCTACCCGAAGCCGCTGGCGGAATCCAGCCTGCCGATCCACATCGGCGGATCGAGCGAGGCCGCGGCCCGGCGCGCGGGACGGCGCGGCGACGGCTGGCTGCCTGGCGGCTCGCTCACCGCCGAGGGGCGCAAGGCGCTGTGGGAACTGGTGAAGTCGACGGCGGAGCAGGCGGGGCGCGACCCGGGCGCGATCGACTACACGCGGATGGGATCGCTGGAGATGACGCCGGAGGAGGCCGAACAGCTCGGGACGCAGGGAGTCACGCGCATTGTGGTCGGTGCGCCGGCCGGGGAGCCGGACGAGCAGTGTGCCCAGTTGGTGGAGTTCGCTGAGCGGTTCGGCCTGGGGAAGGGCTGA
- a CDS encoding CBS domain-containing protein, whose amino-acid sequence MATAKDIMHPGAQWIYREETLDRAAELMRELDVGALPVSDQNERLCGIITDRDIVVKCVALGHDPSHVRCADLCEGTPRWVDAGADVGEVLHEMESRRIRRMPVVENKRLVGMISEADLAAHLSERQLGEFVERICAG is encoded by the coding sequence ATGGCCACTGCCAAGGACATCATGCATCCCGGCGCCCAGTGGATCTACCGCGAGGAGACCCTGGACCGCGCCGCCGAGCTGATGCGCGAGCTCGATGTCGGCGCCCTGCCGGTCAGCGATCAGAACGAGCGCCTGTGCGGGATCATCACCGACCGCGACATCGTGGTGAAGTGCGTAGCCCTCGGCCACGACCCCTCGCACGTCCGCTGCGCCGACCTCTGCGAGGGCACGCCCCGCTGGGTCGACGCCGGGGCCGACGTGGGAGAGGTGCTGCACGAGATGGAGAGCCGCCGCATCCGGCGCATGCCGGTCGTGGAGAACAAGCGTCTGGTCGGCATGATCAGCGAGGCGGACCTGGCGGCGCACCTGAGCGAGCGGCAGTTGGGTGAGTTCGTCGAGCGGATCTGCGCGGGGTAG
- a CDS encoding FAD-binding protein: MSTQIRNWAGNVVFSPARSHYPASLDEVRRIVAGARSVRVLGTGHSFNRLADTDTDGDLVVLDALPAEARVDPDAGTATVSAGLRLADLAARLHAAGFALAALPSLPHISLAGACATGTHGSGDGNQGLASLVSGMQLVGPDGDVVELSRGDSADFDGAVVGLGALGVVTRMTVDVVPTFDVAQSVYEGIAVPELIARFEEVFSAGYSVSAFTEWRGEASVWVKTKVVGEALETPRPEDGWLGGRLATRAAHPIPGMSAENCTEQLGVPGPWHERLPHFRPEFTPSSGAELQSEFFVPRSRAAEALDAVRELGPLVAPVVQISEIRTVAADELWLSPAYRRDSVAVHFTWIADRAAVQPALAAVERALMPLGARPHWGKVFSGGPAAAMAGYERAGDFRELVDRYDPEGKFRNDFVRRLLAAA; the protein is encoded by the coding sequence ATGAGCACACAGATCCGCAACTGGGCTGGGAACGTCGTCTTCAGCCCCGCCCGGAGCCACTATCCGGCCTCGCTCGACGAGGTGCGGCGGATCGTGGCCGGGGCGCGGTCGGTGCGGGTGCTCGGGACCGGGCACTCGTTCAACCGGCTCGCCGACACCGACACTGATGGCGACCTCGTCGTGCTCGACGCGCTGCCGGCCGAGGCGCGGGTGGACCCGGACGCGGGCACGGCGACCGTCTCGGCCGGCCTGCGGCTGGCGGATCTCGCGGCGCGACTGCACGCCGCGGGGTTCGCCCTGGCGGCGCTGCCCTCGCTCCCGCACATCTCGCTGGCCGGGGCGTGCGCCACCGGCACGCACGGCTCCGGGGACGGGAATCAGGGGCTTGCGTCTCTCGTGAGCGGCATGCAGCTGGTGGGGCCGGATGGCGATGTCGTCGAGCTGAGTCGGGGGGATTCGGCGGACTTCGACGGTGCCGTGGTCGGGCTCGGAGCACTGGGAGTGGTCACGCGGATGACGGTGGACGTGGTGCCCACGTTCGACGTCGCACAGTCTGTGTATGAGGGCATTGCGGTACCCGAGCTCATCGCCCGGTTCGAGGAGGTCTTCTCCGCCGGATACAGCGTCAGCGCCTTCACGGAGTGGCGGGGCGAGGCGTCGGTCTGGGTGAAGACGAAGGTGGTCGGGGAGGCGTTGGAGACTCCCCGGCCCGAGGACGGCTGGCTGGGCGGCCGTCTCGCGACGCGTGCCGCGCACCCGATCCCCGGCATGTCCGCCGAGAACTGCACCGAGCAGCTGGGCGTCCCGGGACCCTGGCATGAGCGGCTGCCGCATTTCCGTCCCGAGTTCACACCGAGCAGCGGCGCAGAGCTCCAATCAGAGTTCTTCGTCCCCCGGTCGCGGGCCGCCGAGGCGCTCGACGCGGTGCGCGAACTCGGGCCGCTCGTCGCCCCGGTGGTGCAGATCTCCGAGATCCGGACCGTCGCCGCCGACGAGCTGTGGCTCAGCCCGGCCTACCGGCGGGACAGCGTGGCGGTCCACTTCACGTGGATCGCCGACCGGGCCGCCGTGCAACCGGCGCTGGCGGCGGTCGAGCGGGCCTTGATGCCGCTGGGGGCGCGTCCGCATTGGGGGAAGGTGTTCTCGGGCGGCCCGGCGGCTGCGATGGCCGGGTACGAGCGGGCCGGCGACTTCCGGGAGCTGGTGGACCGCTATGACCCCGAAGGGAAGTTCCGCAACGACTTCGTGCGGCGGTTGCTCGCGGCCGCGTGA
- a CDS encoding ornithine cyclodeaminase family protein yields the protein MSAASVAGMVSFEPDAIRAAIGFEDLIEPVARAFADYSRKLGESPVSVFAPAGPEGDVHVKSAWLPGSPVFVVKVGSWFAGHGASGVIMAFDARTGEPVALLRDGHHLSDVRTAAAGALATRLLAREDSSTVGVLGTGVQAYLQVLAAAAERPVASVRIWGRNAEAARRVAAALRRRLDGVDVLVVPTARDAVVGVDVLITATAATQPLVEADWLAPGTHVTSMGADDAGKVELAPAVVARADLVVVDSRELTALYGDLAYAHRAGVRPKAEPIELGELVAGLTSGRSADEQITVCKLIGLGVQDLAAANVTLERLADGLGGLGGLGGTGGLAGTDGSAPAAGRQPAGAPDLSWR from the coding sequence ATGAGCGCCGCGTCGGTGGCCGGAATGGTCTCGTTCGAGCCCGACGCGATCCGCGCCGCGATCGGCTTCGAGGACCTGATCGAACCGGTCGCGCGCGCGTTCGCCGACTACAGCCGGAAACTGGGGGAGTCCCCAGTTTCGGTGTTCGCCCCCGCCGGCCCCGAGGGCGACGTGCACGTCAAGTCCGCATGGCTGCCCGGCTCGCCGGTGTTCGTCGTCAAGGTCGGCAGCTGGTTCGCCGGCCACGGCGCGAGCGGGGTGATCATGGCCTTCGACGCGCGGACCGGCGAGCCGGTGGCGTTGCTCCGCGACGGTCACCACCTCTCCGACGTACGGACCGCGGCGGCCGGCGCGTTGGCCACGCGGCTGTTGGCCCGGGAGGACAGCAGTACCGTGGGAGTACTGGGTACCGGGGTGCAGGCGTACCTCCAGGTTCTCGCCGCGGCTGCCGAGCGTCCTGTGGCCTCCGTGCGGATCTGGGGGCGAAACGCCGAGGCGGCCCGACGCGTGGCTGCGGCACTTCGGCGGCGGTTGGACGGAGTCGACGTCCTGGTCGTACCAACGGCGCGCGATGCCGTTGTCGGCGTTGACGTCCTGATCACGGCGACAGCTGCCACCCAGCCGTTGGTCGAGGCCGACTGGCTGGCGCCGGGAACGCATGTGACCTCCATGGGCGCGGACGACGCGGGCAAGGTGGAGCTCGCTCCGGCGGTTGTGGCCCGGGCCGATCTGGTGGTCGTGGACAGCCGTGAACTGACCGCTCTGTATGGCGATCTCGCCTATGCGCACCGCGCAGGGGTGCGACCGAAGGCCGAGCCGATCGAACTCGGCGAGCTCGTCGCCGGACTGACGTCCGGCCGTTCCGCCGATGAGCAGATCACCGTCTGCAAGCTGATCGGGTTGGGCGTGCAGGACCTCGCGGCGGCGAACGTCACGCTGGAGCGCTTGGCCGACGGCCTTGGCGGGCTTGGCGGCCTCGGAGGCACCGGCGGCCTCGCCGGCACCGACGGATCCGCTCCCGCCGCCGGGCGTCAGCCGGCCGGAGCACCGGACCTGTCCTGGCGTTGA
- a CDS encoding PhzF family phenazine biosynthesis protein — MQYFHVDVFTSQPYSGNSLAVFADASGLTGDQMARITRELRHFESIFLAPAGDDARRRDARVFDLFEELDFAGHPVLGAACVLHELHGGESPETWTITLPARTVQLTTRRRGPGHFAAVLDQGPAEFDARAAVPDDAAAWFGLDADDLEPGLPPQVVSTGLRYLILPVRTGALDRARIVVPDLEKRLEALGAQFAYLLDTAAMEGRHWNNDGLVEDVATGSAAGCVAAYLRRHDRLGDGETATLHQGRFLGRPSTITIRAHGGGTDVSSVEVGADVAFVGRGTLDRIPA, encoded by the coding sequence ATGCAGTACTTCCACGTCGATGTCTTCACGTCGCAGCCCTACTCGGGCAACAGCCTCGCCGTGTTCGCGGACGCGTCCGGGCTCACCGGGGACCAGATGGCCCGGATCACCCGCGAGCTGCGGCACTTCGAATCGATCTTCCTGGCGCCGGCCGGGGACGATGCCCGCCGTCGGGACGCCCGGGTCTTCGATCTCTTCGAGGAACTGGACTTCGCCGGGCATCCGGTGCTCGGCGCGGCCTGCGTCCTGCACGAGCTGCACGGCGGCGAATCCCCCGAGACCTGGACCATCACCCTCCCGGCGCGCACCGTGCAGCTCACCACGCGGCGTCGCGGCCCTGGCCACTTCGCGGCCGTCCTGGATCAGGGCCCTGCGGAGTTCGACGCGCGGGCCGCAGTTCCCGACGACGCGGCTGCATGGTTCGGCCTCGACGCGGACGATCTCGAACCCGGACTCCCGCCGCAGGTGGTGTCCACCGGCCTGCGCTACCTGATCCTGCCCGTCCGCACCGGTGCGCTCGACCGGGCCCGGATCGTCGTGCCAGACCTGGAAAAGCGCCTCGAAGCCCTCGGAGCGCAGTTCGCGTACCTGCTGGACACGGCGGCCATGGAAGGCCGGCACTGGAACAACGACGGCCTCGTCGAAGACGTCGCCACCGGAAGCGCGGCCGGCTGCGTGGCCGCATACCTGCGCCGCCATGACCGGCTCGGCGACGGCGAGACCGCGACCCTCCACCAGGGACGCTTCCTGGGCCGTCCGAGCACCATCACCATCCGGGCCCATGGCGGCGGCACCGATGTCTCCTCGGTCGAGGTGGGCGCCGACGTCGCGTTCGTCGGCCGGGGCACGCTCGATCGGATCCCGGCATGA
- a CDS encoding alpha/beta hydrolase: protein MRTDVTFTSNGLKIAGHLYLPEGLGADGAGAAPAPAVVVGHPGTGVKEQAAGLYARRLAEAGFVALAFDAAYQGESQGEPRGLEDPGQRVEDLKSAVSFLSTHAAVDPGRIGALGICASGGYSLVAAASDHRIRAVATVSAVDIARQFKVGPDGTQDPAVFQGMLDAAAAARTAEASGAGDQTFTLFPNTAEEANLGGPHSFEGWEYYCTPRGAHDRSAKALTWSSVDRIATFDGLATVALIAPRPLLLIAGRQAVTSWMSVQAFQSAGGPKELHWIDGASHVDLYDKDEYVTPAVAKLAEFYGTHLGTAA, encoded by the coding sequence ATGAGGACCGATGTCACGTTCACCAGCAACGGCCTGAAGATCGCCGGCCACCTGTACCTGCCGGAAGGCCTCGGCGCCGACGGTGCCGGCGCGGCCCCGGCGCCCGCCGTGGTCGTCGGCCACCCCGGCACCGGGGTGAAGGAGCAGGCCGCCGGTCTATACGCCCGCCGCCTGGCCGAGGCCGGCTTCGTCGCCCTCGCCTTCGACGCCGCCTACCAGGGCGAGAGCCAGGGCGAACCGCGCGGCCTGGAGGACCCGGGCCAGCGCGTCGAGGACCTGAAGTCCGCCGTGTCGTTCCTGAGCACGCACGCGGCGGTGGACCCCGGCCGGATCGGCGCCCTGGGCATCTGCGCCTCCGGCGGCTACAGCCTGGTCGCCGCCGCCAGCGACCACCGCATCCGCGCGGTCGCCACGGTCAGTGCGGTCGACATCGCCCGGCAGTTCAAGGTCGGCCCCGACGGCACCCAGGACCCGGCGGTGTTCCAGGGCATGCTCGACGCCGCCGCGGCGGCCCGCACCGCCGAGGCGAGCGGCGCCGGCGACCAGACCTTCACCCTGTTCCCGAACACGGCCGAGGAAGCGAACCTCGGAGGCCCGCACTCCTTCGAGGGCTGGGAGTACTACTGCACCCCGCGCGGCGCCCACGACCGCTCCGCCAAGGCCCTGACCTGGTCCAGCGTCGACCGCATCGCGACCTTCGACGGCCTGGCCACGGTCGCCCTGATCGCCCCGCGCCCGCTGCTGCTGATCGCCGGCCGCCAGGCGGTGACGTCCTGGATGAGCGTCCAGGCCTTCCAGAGCGCCGGCGGCCCGAAGGAACTGCACTGGATCGATGGCGCCTCACACGTCGACCTGTACGACAAGGACGAGTACGTCACGCCGGCGGTCGCCAAGCTCGCCGAGTTCTACGGGACGCACTTGGGGACGGCCGCGTAA
- a CDS encoding helix-turn-helix transcriptional regulator, translated as METGDMASSAHHAHGDTGLGELGDFLRSRRAAVDPVAAGMPDDGRLRRVPGLRREELAMLAHVSVDYIVRLEQGRTNRVSRTVLDALADALQLKPDERAYLFTVADVTQSAPTRRPSQSAAAPRLQRLLDLMTDVPAIVVNHRMDVLAWNRGGAGLLADFGALPPARRNMIWLTFLDESFRTLYADWPRAGKNCVATLRMEAGSRPDDRALNALVGELSVRDHDFRTWWATHQVRGPGQLVKTYNHPIAGAMDLDVQQFSVDTNPDQKLIVFTAEPDTESEKALQFLLQWSDTHVSAGREHGGVSTGA; from the coding sequence ATGGAGACTGGGGACATGGCCTCCTCCGCGCACCACGCCCACGGCGACACCGGACTCGGCGAACTCGGCGACTTCCTGCGCTCCCGCCGCGCCGCCGTGGACCCGGTCGCCGCCGGGATGCCCGACGACGGGCGCCTGCGCCGCGTGCCGGGGCTGCGCCGTGAGGAGCTGGCGATGCTGGCGCACGTCAGCGTGGACTACATCGTGCGGCTGGAGCAGGGCCGCACGAACCGTGTCTCGCGCACGGTGCTCGACGCCCTCGCCGACGCCCTCCAACTGAAGCCCGACGAGCGCGCGTACCTGTTCACGGTCGCCGACGTCACTCAGAGCGCGCCGACGCGCCGTCCGAGCCAGTCCGCGGCGGCCCCGCGGTTGCAACGGCTGCTGGACCTCATGACCGACGTCCCGGCGATCGTGGTCAACCACCGCATGGACGTGCTGGCCTGGAACCGCGGCGGCGCCGGGCTGCTGGCCGACTTCGGCGCGCTGCCGCCGGCGCGCCGGAACATGATCTGGCTGACCTTCCTCGACGAGTCTTTCCGCACGCTCTACGCCGACTGGCCGCGCGCCGGCAAGAACTGCGTGGCGACGCTGCGTATGGAGGCCGGCAGCCGCCCCGACGATCGCGCGCTGAACGCGCTGGTCGGGGAGTTGAGCGTGCGGGACCACGATTTCCGCACGTGGTGGGCCACGCATCAGGTGCGCGGGCCGGGCCAGCTGGTCAAGACCTACAACCACCCGATCGCCGGGGCCATGGACCTGGATGTGCAGCAGTTCTCCGTGGACACGAACCCCGATCAGAAGCTGATCGTGTTCACCGCGGAGCCGGACACCGAGTCGGAGAAGGCGCTGCAGTTCCTCTTGCAGTGGTCTGATACGCACGTAAGCGCGGGGCGTGAGCACGGGGGCGTGAGCACGGGGGCCTGA
- a CDS encoding LacI family DNA-binding transcriptional regulator — protein MTARLVDVAQRAGVSRATASRVIAGTPRNVAPDLVERVERAARELGYRTNQSARALRTGTTGTLGVVVPSLANPYFVQLIEALSRRVRADGGVLVVSDAANSPDIEAREIDTLVNGKVDGLIVVPVTTAASGAAIRAAAPVRPIVQFDRWAEGAGTVAVAMDNHAAISMLIDHLRGLGREKIALVAAEQSSSSGAERSAAFADRLGASGRTIVLPSITTDAGRKAGRRVLKMRGDVDAVVCAADVLAIGLVTTLNRAGVAVPAEVAVTAFDDTAILEVLDPPLTSIRHPLDEMADRAIALLHADQAEREERVERFAPELVVRASSGTVQEH, from the coding sequence GTGACGGCTCGTCTGGTCGACGTCGCCCAACGCGCGGGCGTCTCCCGCGCGACCGCCTCCCGGGTCATCGCCGGGACGCCGCGCAACGTGGCCCCCGACCTCGTCGAGCGCGTCGAGCGCGCGGCCCGGGAGCTGGGATACCGCACCAACCAGTCGGCGCGGGCGCTGCGCACCGGGACCACCGGGACCCTCGGCGTGGTCGTGCCCTCGCTGGCGAACCCCTACTTCGTGCAGCTCATCGAGGCGCTGTCGCGCCGGGTGCGGGCCGACGGCGGCGTGCTGGTGGTCTCCGACGCCGCCAACTCCCCGGACATCGAGGCCCGCGAGATCGACACCCTGGTCAACGGCAAGGTCGACGGACTGATCGTGGTGCCGGTGACCACCGCGGCCTCCGGCGCCGCCATCCGGGCCGCGGCGCCGGTGCGGCCGATCGTGCAGTTCGACCGCTGGGCCGAGGGTGCCGGGACGGTCGCGGTCGCCATGGACAACCACGCGGCCATCAGCATGCTGATCGACCACCTGCGGGGCCTGGGCCGGGAGAAGATCGCGCTGGTCGCCGCCGAGCAGAGCTCGTCATCGGGCGCCGAGCGCTCGGCCGCGTTCGCCGACCGGCTCGGCGCGTCCGGCCGCACCATCGTGCTGCCCTCGATCACCACCGACGCCGGCCGCAAGGCCGGACGCCGCGTGCTGAAGATGCGCGGCGATGTGGACGCCGTGGTCTGCGCCGCCGACGTGCTGGCGATCGGCCTGGTGACGACGTTGAACCGGGCCGGCGTCGCGGTGCCCGCGGAGGTGGCCGTGACAGCGTTCGACGATACCGCCATCTTGGAGGTGCTCGACCCGCCGCTCACCTCGATCCGGCACCCGCTCGACGAGATGGCCGACCGTGCCATCGCGCTGCTGCACGCGGATCAGGCCGAGCGCGAGGAGCGCGTCGAGCGCTTCGCCCCGGAGCTGGTGGTCCGGGCGTCCAGCGGGACAGTGCAAGAGCACTGA